A genomic window from Planococcus rifietoensis includes:
- a CDS encoding prepilin-type N-terminal cleavage/methylation domain-containing protein, which translates to MDNEKGFTLIEVVASIVILTLLLTSFLSLLMVAAKSTQVSKEIIDYTLVAQTEVETVYQAAQKALKSNHQTILVDDLEYRLSLDQGSRVIYEKTTEQAFIQLTLSDYEDNSVLNETLSGLKVEVLSLEDSSEGAQIESIIEWGKNHE; encoded by the coding sequence ATGGATAACGAGAAAGGTTTTACTTTAATTGAAGTAGTTGCATCAATTGTCATACTCACACTGTTGCTTACTTCCTTTCTTTCTCTCTTAATGGTCGCTGCAAAGTCGACCCAAGTATCGAAAGAAATCATAGACTATACGCTTGTTGCACAGACGGAGGTAGAGACGGTCTATCAGGCGGCGCAAAAAGCTCTGAAATCCAATCATCAAACCATTTTAGTCGACGACTTAGAGTATCGTCTTAGTTTAGACCAAGGCAGTCGGGTAATTTATGAAAAGACTACAGAGCAAGCCTTTATCCAATTAACCCTTTCAGATTACGAAGACAATAGCGTGCTCAATGAAACGCTCAGCGGACTGAAGGTCGAAGTATTGTCTTTAGAAGATTCGAGTGAAGGCGCACAAATTGAGTCGATTATTGAATGGGGTAAAAATCATGAGTAA
- the nhaC gene encoding Na+/H+ antiporter NhaC: MFHIKAILSPGTKEAAALVALVVAIISVSIIGFEAAPHVPILLAILLLMCYGLAKKLSYRELERGLIEGAGAGMGAVFLFFFIGILISSWMMSGTIPTLIYAGFSLVTPVFFFAVVFVVTAIIGLSIGSSLTTVATVGVALIGIAGALDLSLAITAGAIVSGAFFGDKMSPLSDTTNLAASIVGVDLFEHIRNMGWTTIPAFILTLIFFGVLSPSVTLDHTEDIALFKEGLLETGLIHWYAMAPLVVLIALTVFKVPAVLTLAASSAVALVVSLFHQSLQASSMLGILFGGYESSTGIDEIDALLSRGGMESMFFTIALVLLALSMGGLLFKLGIIQSLLAKIESLLKKVSSVIVASALTAIGTNILVGEQYLSILLTGQAFQEPYKQVGLAGKNLSRVMEDAGTVVNPLVPWSVCGIFIASVLGVSTLEYLPFAFFCLLSPLLTVLLGVSGKTLTYIEKSPVK, from the coding sequence ATGTTTCATATTAAAGCGATTTTATCACCGGGTACAAAAGAAGCGGCGGCACTCGTCGCACTGGTCGTCGCGATCATCAGCGTCAGCATCATCGGATTTGAAGCGGCTCCGCATGTGCCGATCTTACTGGCGATCTTGTTGCTGATGTGCTACGGATTGGCTAAAAAATTATCGTACCGCGAACTGGAGCGGGGCTTGATCGAAGGTGCGGGCGCAGGAATGGGCGCCGTGTTCTTGTTCTTCTTCATCGGCATCCTCATTAGCAGCTGGATGATGAGCGGGACGATCCCGACCTTGATCTATGCCGGGTTCAGCTTGGTGACGCCTGTGTTTTTCTTTGCGGTGGTCTTTGTGGTGACGGCGATCATCGGGCTGTCCATCGGCAGTTCCTTGACGACGGTGGCAACAGTAGGTGTGGCGTTGATCGGCATCGCCGGAGCGCTGGATTTGTCGCTGGCGATCACGGCAGGCGCGATTGTCTCGGGCGCTTTTTTCGGGGACAAGATGTCGCCGTTATCGGATACAACCAACTTGGCTGCTTCCATTGTCGGCGTGGATCTCTTCGAGCACATCCGCAACATGGGATGGACGACGATTCCTGCTTTTATTCTGACGCTGATTTTCTTCGGTGTGCTATCGCCATCAGTTACCTTGGACCATACAGAAGATATCGCCTTGTTCAAGGAAGGCTTGCTTGAGACGGGGTTGATCCATTGGTACGCCATGGCGCCGCTCGTCGTCTTAATTGCCTTGACGGTATTCAAAGTACCTGCGGTTTTGACTTTGGCTGCTAGTTCAGCGGTAGCGCTTGTTGTTTCCTTGTTCCACCAGAGCCTGCAAGCCTCGTCGATGCTTGGCATCCTGTTCGGCGGCTACGAATCATCGACCGGCATTGACGAAATCGATGCGCTGCTTTCACGCGGCGGCATGGAAAGCATGTTCTTCACCATCGCTTTAGTGCTGCTCGCCCTCAGCATGGGCGGATTGCTATTCAAACTCGGCATCATACAAAGTTTGCTGGCGAAAATCGAAAGCCTGCTGAAAAAAGTGTCTTCTGTCATCGTCGCATCCGCCTTGACGGCGATCGGCACGAACATCCTCGTCGGGGAACAATACTTATCGATCCTGCTGACCGGTCAGGCATTCCAGGAACCGTATAAACAAGTCGGATTGGCCGGAAAGAACTTGAGCCGCGTCATGGAAGATGCCGGGACGGTCGTCAATCCGCTCGTGCCGTGGAGTGTTTGCGGGATTTTCATCGCCTCGGTGTTGGGTGTTTCGACATTGGAGTATTTGCCGTTTGCATTCTTCTGCTTGCTATCGCCTCTTTTGACGGTGTTGCTTGGGGTGAGTGGGAAAACCTTGACGTATATTGAAAAATCTCCTGTAAAGTGA
- a CDS encoding DUF2268 domain-containing protein, producing MKKSLAGIVLCSALFSSACSVELVETDDLTDTEAKVELAQEEKSKQVQPIEPSTMKVGNQKFGLFSYYSSFDHYIKLAKKNPNSLEESYALAVTEPFQTNAFGEVKGTMYADYWFFTPPKDIIPLQSELQALSDREESLYIAIEDALKKSAEMLPGSDKTVHIFLANPAYTHGKTQELNPLGFALAQDVIVLFVTSILNEEDLQHTIAHEYFHMIDMERGTADNSMSSTLLEVAVMEGKAEAFARMNYPETKQDWILNADEKITEETKALFLEEKDSPEIEIWNDFYYGNPVVEVPPFASHIIGYDIMQKFLKQHPDMPVEEWLELTAEEILAGSEYATLKSN from the coding sequence TTGAAGAAAAGTCTAGCTGGCATAGTATTATGTTCAGCATTATTCTCCTCAGCATGCTCAGTGGAGCTCGTGGAAACCGATGATTTGACTGATACGGAAGCAAAAGTAGAGTTAGCACAAGAGGAAAAGAGCAAACAAGTTCAACCGATTGAACCATCTACTATGAAGGTAGGGAACCAAAAGTTTGGTTTGTTTTCGTATTATTCATCATTTGATCATTACATAAAATTAGCCAAGAAAAATCCGAATTCACTGGAGGAGTCTTATGCTCTAGCCGTTACAGAGCCGTTCCAAACGAATGCTTTTGGGGAAGTGAAGGGCACAATGTATGCAGATTACTGGTTTTTTACGCCACCTAAAGACATTATTCCGTTGCAGAGTGAACTCCAGGCCTTATCGGATCGGGAAGAGTCTCTATACATAGCAATCGAAGATGCTTTAAAGAAATCAGCAGAAATGCTGCCCGGTAGTGACAAGACCGTACATATCTTTCTAGCGAATCCAGCATATACACATGGGAAGACGCAAGAACTAAATCCTCTAGGATTTGCACTTGCGCAGGATGTAATTGTTCTATTTGTTACTTCCATTCTCAATGAAGAAGACTTGCAACACACCATTGCCCATGAATACTTTCATATGATCGATATGGAAAGAGGAACAGCGGATAATTCAATGTCTTCCACATTGTTAGAAGTTGCAGTAATGGAAGGAAAAGCTGAGGCTTTTGCGAGAATGAATTATCCAGAAACGAAACAAGACTGGATATTGAACGCAGATGAAAAGATTACAGAAGAAACCAAAGCACTGTTCTTGGAAGAAAAAGATTCTCCCGAGATCGAAATTTGGAATGATTTTTATTACGGAAATCCTGTTGTCGAAGTGCCGCCGTTTGCTAGTCATATAATTGGATATGACATTATGCAGAAGTTTTTAAAGCAGCACCCTGATATGCCAGTTGAGGAATGGCTCGAATTGACTGCAGAAGAAATTCTGGCAGGGAGTGAGTATGCTACATTAAAATCAAATTAA
- a CDS encoding alpha/beta fold hydrolase: MKKILNKKTLFISLFTLALLVILSFTIFFIWSQDTFEAVDADQIEMEEVIEPEDGWYIYRAENAEKGLILYPGAKVEPEAYGYLAQELSKQDITVAIPSVRLNLSILDVSKADEIIESDDSIEWYVSGHSMGGAAAAMYADQHLDRVNGLILLGAYAASNDYLSESTLPVLSISGSEDGLSTPEKIKENSSNLPETTDFIEIPGGNHAYFGVYGSQSGDNEAQITVSEQQEIIVDLIVDWLENDHSLGQSGS; this comes from the coding sequence ATGAAAAAAATTCTAAACAAAAAAACCCTATTCATCTCGCTTTTCACACTGGCTTTACTTGTAATTCTGAGCTTCACTATCTTTTTTATATGGTCTCAAGATACATTTGAAGCAGTAGATGCTGATCAAATCGAAATGGAGGAAGTTATCGAACCCGAGGACGGATGGTATATCTATAGAGCAGAAAATGCAGAAAAAGGGTTAATCCTCTATCCCGGCGCAAAAGTCGAACCTGAAGCATATGGCTATTTGGCTCAAGAATTATCGAAGCAAGATATCACAGTCGCCATCCCTTCAGTTCGATTAAATTTATCAATTTTAGATGTTTCAAAAGCTGATGAAATCATCGAAAGCGACGACAGCATCGAGTGGTATGTTTCGGGCCATTCCATGGGAGGCGCAGCAGCCGCTATGTATGCTGATCAACATTTAGATCGCGTAAACGGACTCATATTGCTTGGGGCATACGCAGCAAGCAATGACTATTTGAGTGAATCCACGTTACCCGTTTTATCCATCAGCGGTTCAGAAGATGGCTTAAGTACGCCTGAAAAAATTAAGGAAAACAGCTCGAACTTGCCGGAAACAACAGATTTCATTGAAATTCCAGGCGGCAACCACGCTTATTTTGGCGTATATGGCAGTCAATCCGGCGACAATGAGGCCCAGATCACAGTTAGTGAACAACAAGAAATCATTGTGGATTTGATTGTTGATTGGTTAGAAAATGATCATTCCTTAGGTCAGAGTGGGTCATGA
- a CDS encoding PF20097 family protein — MENHNGLTCPFCQSEMKKGFIQSGTRLAWVPKVSKLSAEPSLTKGSVLLSEQSRFSINHVDAFLCESCNKVIIDYESNEQEQ, encoded by the coding sequence ATGGAAAATCACAATGGCCTGACATGTCCATTTTGCCAATCGGAAATGAAAAAAGGATTTATCCAGAGTGGCACAAGACTCGCATGGGTGCCAAAAGTATCCAAACTGAGTGCTGAACCGAGCCTGACTAAAGGTTCTGTGTTGTTATCGGAACAAAGCCGTTTTTCCATCAACCATGTCGATGCTTTTCTGTGTGAATCTTGCAACAAGGTCATCATTGATTATGAAAGCAACGAACAAGAACAATAA
- a CDS encoding prepilin-type N-terminal cleavage/methylation domain-containing protein, with protein sequence MSNQKGITLVELLAAITLLSIVSVLVMSIIIQSQNTYKRNQLTNMTTTEMSLLINTMTRDIRQHPQQVAVVSNVLTISPPNEDPIVYRFDSAQDELKRNNQVVISNVHDFTIAIEEGIMKLELEDSNEKEWTSTIAIRTGGEL encoded by the coding sequence ATGAGTAATCAAAAAGGTATCACATTAGTCGAGTTGCTGGCTGCGATTACGCTACTCTCAATTGTTTCTGTTCTTGTGATGAGTATCATCATCCAGTCACAGAACACATATAAGAGAAATCAGCTCACCAATATGACCACGACGGAAATGTCTCTTTTGATTAACACGATGACTAGAGATATTCGACAACATCCACAACAAGTGGCTGTAGTAAGCAATGTTCTTACGATCTCTCCTCCAAATGAAGACCCTATTGTTTATCGCTTCGATTCAGCACAAGACGAGCTGAAAAGAAACAATCAAGTGGTCATTTCAAACGTTCATGATTTCACTATCGCTATTGAAGAAGGAATTATGAAATTGGAATTGGAAGATAGCAATGAAAAAGAGTGGACATCAACGATCGCTATCCGAACAGGGGGAGAATTGTAA
- a CDS encoding ferritin encodes MLPTNLTEALNAQFNNEIQAAHAYTAMASYFSGKGYHGFANFYLIQSREEHVHAMKFYQYLVTMDEQPVLQALTEPRNQYANALDVVEASLAQEKSVTANIYKLVSLADELQEHATLSFLDWFIEEQMEEEKMFRDMIIRIKGIEEGGEYFLKMDDEFAARKLEE; translated from the coding sequence ATGTTACCAACAAATTTGACAGAAGCGTTAAACGCTCAATTCAATAACGAAATTCAAGCAGCACATGCGTACACAGCGATGGCGTCATACTTTTCAGGAAAAGGATATCACGGCTTTGCCAACTTCTATTTGATCCAATCAAGAGAAGAACATGTCCACGCGATGAAATTCTATCAATACTTGGTGACGATGGATGAACAACCTGTACTCCAGGCGTTGACAGAGCCGAGAAACCAATATGCAAATGCCCTGGATGTCGTGGAAGCGTCACTTGCACAGGAAAAGTCAGTGACGGCAAACATATATAAATTAGTAAGCTTGGCCGATGAACTGCAGGAACATGCTACGCTTTCATTTTTGGATTGGTTCATTGAAGAACAGATGGAAGAAGAAAAAATGTTCCGGGACATGATCATTCGCATAAAAGGCATCGAAGAAGGCGGCGAGTATTTCCTGAAAATGGACGACGAGTTTGCTGCAAGAAAACTGGAAGAATAA
- a CDS encoding DUF2975 domain-containing protein — MKRETLFLKVVLFLMALPVIALCIFVVLPLSSIIQDGPDQLAFLQYVFIFMLYATAVAYFLALYQTFKLLSFIDDNTAFSVRSVKAIKNIKLCALAITGIYFLAMPLFYMIAEIDDAPGLILMGAGIGFAAFVVAVFAAVLQKLLTHAIDIKSENDLTV, encoded by the coding sequence ATGAAACGGGAGACTTTGTTTTTGAAAGTGGTGCTGTTCCTCATGGCGCTGCCGGTCATCGCGTTATGCATCTTCGTGGTGCTGCCGCTTTCGAGCATCATCCAGGACGGCCCGGACCAGCTGGCATTTCTGCAGTACGTCTTTATCTTCATGCTCTACGCAACCGCGGTCGCTTATTTCCTGGCGCTGTACCAGACGTTTAAATTATTGAGTTTCATCGATGACAACACCGCCTTTTCTGTGCGCTCAGTGAAGGCGATCAAAAACATCAAGCTCTGTGCCCTTGCGATCACGGGCATCTATTTTCTCGCGATGCCGCTGTTTTACATGATCGCAGAAATCGACGATGCGCCAGGCCTCATCTTGATGGGAGCTGGCATCGGCTTTGCTGCCTTTGTCGTCGCCGTTTTTGCAGCGGTTTTGCAGAAGCTGCTGACGCACGCCATCGACATCAAATCAGAAAATGATCTTACGGTCTGA
- a CDS encoding endonuclease, protein MDNSLWNKSAKALLSVGLVASLWVPASQTAVQAAAPASDLFISEYIEGSSFNKAIEIYNGTGASVELSPYSVSLYTNGSTYAQSEMALSGTVANGETVVIYHSGADSAIQGKGDLQNNSVVNFNGDDALVLEKSGSPIDSIGQVGSRVENMKDVTLVRNPDIQTGDSAVNDAFDPSAEWTAYPADTFTYLGSHAIEEIDETPTPDPDPTPVPSGYYETADGLQGSALKAELHEIIDDHTQLSYSQVWDALKITDEDPNNPNNVLLLYTGESRSKSLNGGNVGDWNREHTWAKSHGSFGTAMGAGTDIHHLRPTDVQVNGLRGNLDFDYGGSAVSGCDGCLRTATSWEPPDEVKGDVARMLFYMAVRYESGDAVDLELNDLVNNGSTPYHGKISVLLEWHEQDPVSTWEQQRNEKIEDIQGNRNPFVDYPEWAESIW, encoded by the coding sequence ATGGACAACAGCTTATGGAACAAATCGGCAAAGGCTTTATTATCAGTGGGCCTGGTGGCGAGTCTTTGGGTGCCGGCTTCGCAAACAGCGGTGCAGGCAGCTGCCCCGGCGAGTGACCTTTTTATTTCTGAATACATTGAAGGCAGCAGCTTCAATAAAGCGATTGAAATTTATAACGGGACCGGTGCTTCCGTTGAATTGAGCCCTTATTCAGTCTCGCTGTACACAAATGGCAGCACGTACGCACAGAGCGAAATGGCGCTTTCCGGGACTGTCGCAAACGGTGAAACGGTAGTTATTTATCATAGCGGCGCAGATTCAGCGATTCAAGGCAAGGGAGATTTGCAAAATAACAGTGTGGTTAATTTTAATGGCGATGACGCATTGGTACTTGAAAAATCCGGATCTCCTATCGATTCGATCGGCCAAGTAGGTTCGCGCGTTGAAAACATGAAAGATGTCACACTGGTCCGCAATCCGGATATTCAGACTGGCGACAGCGCAGTGAATGATGCGTTTGATCCTTCAGCTGAATGGACAGCTTATCCTGCAGATACATTTACATACCTAGGAAGCCATGCGATAGAAGAGATTGATGAAACGCCAACTCCAGATCCAGATCCAACTCCTGTGCCATCTGGTTATTATGAAACAGCGGATGGTTTGCAAGGATCTGCATTGAAAGCGGAACTTCATGAAATCATTGATGACCATACGCAACTCAGCTATTCGCAAGTATGGGATGCATTGAAAATAACGGACGAAGACCCGAATAATCCGAACAATGTGCTGTTATTGTATACGGGCGAGTCGCGTTCGAAATCTTTGAACGGCGGTAATGTCGGCGATTGGAACCGCGAGCATACATGGGCGAAGTCTCATGGCAGCTTCGGCACAGCAATGGGAGCGGGAACGGATATCCATCATTTGCGCCCGACCGACGTACAAGTGAACGGGCTGCGCGGCAATTTGGACTTTGATTACGGCGGCAGTGCCGTAAGTGGTTGCGACGGCTGCTTGCGAACAGCGACTTCCTGGGAGCCGCCGGATGAAGTGAAAGGCGATGTCGCCCGGATGCTGTTTTATATGGCGGTCCGCTATGAATCGGGCGACGCGGTAGATTTGGAACTGAATGACTTGGTGAATAATGGCTCGACGCCTTACCACGGCAAGATCTCCGTGTTGCTCGAATGGCATGAGCAAGACCCTGTCAGCACTTGGGAACAGCAGCGCAACGAGAAAATCGAAGACATCCAAGGCAACCGCAACCCGTTCGTCGATTATCCAGAATGGGCGGAATCGATCTGGTAG
- a CDS encoding helix-turn-helix domain-containing protein, giving the protein MPIIINLDVMLAKRKMSMTELSEKVGVTMPNLSILKNGKAKAIRFSTLEAICKVLDCQPGDVLEYREEE; this is encoded by the coding sequence ATGCCAATCATCATAAATCTCGACGTCATGCTTGCTAAGCGCAAAATGAGCATGACCGAGCTATCCGAAAAAGTCGGCGTCACCATGCCCAATTTGTCCATCCTGAAAAACGGCAAAGCGAAAGCGATCCGCTTCTCCACACTCGAAGCCATCTGCAAAGTGCTCGACTGCCAGCCTGGAGACGTATTGGAATACCGGGAGGAAGAGTAA
- a CDS encoding ABC transporter substrate-binding protein — translation MKIKSFLLLSIPLALTLGACQDNTAEAPATEETPEETSTETASDAPYTVTDDRGEELEFEQAPETIVSLIPSNTEIVFALDAGDQLVGVTDYDNYPEAAQDIERVSDSVEFNAEKIIQLDPDVVLAYSTGEAPPALSQLEDADIPVFVIESATSFDEVYGDIEQIASVLAKEEKGAEVIEGIQTQIKDVQERLAAVEEQKEVYVEISPSPEIYTTGKSTFMQEILDHAQVTNAFEDLEGWPSISEEEVITRDPEVILTTVSYVEDAVGDIEARDSWSAVEAIENDEVHFIDSDITSRPGPRIGEAVQLVAETVYPELME, via the coding sequence GTGAAAATCAAATCATTTCTCTTACTCAGCATTCCACTCGCTTTAACACTCGGCGCTTGCCAAGATAATACTGCCGAAGCACCGGCAACAGAAGAAACACCTGAAGAAACCTCAACTGAAACTGCAAGCGACGCACCGTACACGGTTACCGATGATCGCGGCGAAGAACTCGAATTCGAACAAGCGCCTGAAACGATCGTATCGCTCATTCCGAGCAACACCGAAATCGTCTTCGCACTCGATGCCGGAGATCAATTGGTCGGTGTTACTGACTATGACAACTACCCGGAAGCGGCGCAGGACATTGAGCGCGTCAGTGATTCCGTGGAATTCAATGCCGAGAAAATCATCCAGCTCGACCCGGATGTCGTTTTGGCTTATTCAACCGGCGAGGCACCGCCTGCCCTTTCCCAACTTGAAGATGCCGACATTCCGGTATTCGTTATCGAATCGGCCACTTCATTCGACGAAGTATACGGCGATATCGAACAAATCGCCTCTGTTCTTGCCAAGGAAGAAAAAGGTGCTGAAGTGATCGAAGGCATCCAAACGCAAATCAAAGATGTCCAAGAACGCCTTGCAGCGGTCGAAGAGCAAAAAGAAGTATACGTGGAAATCAGCCCGTCTCCAGAAATCTACACAACCGGCAAATCGACATTCATGCAGGAAATCCTTGATCACGCCCAAGTAACCAATGCCTTTGAAGATCTTGAAGGATGGCCGAGTATCTCTGAAGAAGAAGTCATCACCCGCGACCCGGAAGTCATCTTGACGACCGTATCTTACGTGGAAGATGCCGTCGGTGATATCGAAGCCCGCGACAGCTGGTCTGCCGTAGAGGCAATCGAAAACGACGAAGTGCACTTCATCGATTCCGACATCACTTCCCGCCCTGGACCCCGCATCGGTGAAGCGGTGCAGTTGGTTGCGGAAACGGTCTATCCAGAATTGATGGAATAA
- a CDS encoding halocin C8 precursor-like protein: MSIKSFEKVFMLVAVAILLVSSAFSSVGAAQAEGPMFEKGTSNVSQKEFNQIRNTLKKTDEYQVYKKISKINAISTDNIIINTVPGPKGDIAYVEFIFDELAKQSENLAYVQFTYDVANRDVITDQALFAKQMDGDNINIQAVFNLDGKQTEVYNVTVDNEGGLLDQDGLEVSHEDFVANAEKNIKGASQNASENGNEFVAYASFCEYAVGALCGTGGGVACYALAGALGITTGLGGLGLAAICALVGSVGCTAATDQICN; the protein is encoded by the coding sequence ATGTCGATTAAATCTTTTGAGAAAGTCTTCATGTTAGTAGCAGTGGCCATTCTTTTGGTTTCATCAGCATTCAGTTCTGTAGGCGCTGCTCAAGCTGAAGGCCCGATGTTTGAAAAAGGGACCTCGAATGTTAGTCAAAAGGAATTTAATCAAATCAGAAATACCTTGAAAAAAACGGATGAATACCAAGTTTATAAAAAGATCAGTAAAATCAATGCCATCTCGACTGATAACATCATCATCAACACAGTCCCAGGTCCTAAAGGCGATATCGCATATGTCGAATTTATCTTCGATGAGCTTGCCAAACAAAGCGAGAATCTTGCTTATGTGCAATTCACGTATGATGTGGCAAACCGTGATGTCATCACAGACCAAGCCCTCTTTGCTAAACAAATGGATGGCGACAACATCAATATCCAGGCAGTCTTTAACCTAGACGGAAAACAAACTGAAGTTTACAACGTAACGGTCGATAATGAAGGAGGCCTGTTGGATCAAGATGGTTTAGAAGTAAGCCATGAAGATTTTGTGGCCAATGCCGAAAAGAACATTAAAGGCGCTAGTCAAAATGCCAGTGAAAATGGCAACGAGTTTGTTGCGTATGCTTCTTTTTGTGAATATGCAGTAGGTGCTCTTTGCGGAACGGGCGGCGGTGTGGCGTGTTACGCTCTTGCTGGCGCATTAGGAATCACAACAGGCCTTGGCGGTCTTGGCCTTGCTGCGATATGTGCGCTTGTAGGAAGTGTTGGCTGCACAGCCGCTACTGATCAAATCTGCAATTAA